The genomic segment AGCCAATCGGCAGGATGGGGGCGCGACTCAGATGGAGCCCCCGATGAAACCTGCCCCCGAACATGCCGCCCCGGTGGATGGCGCCGCCCGCAAGGCGATTGCGCCGGTGATCTGCTACCCGGTCGAAACGCTGCCGAAGCCCGATCTGGCCGCGCTGCGCGCCGCGCGGGCGGGGTGGGAGAAGGTCTCCGAAACGCTGGTGCCCGCGCGCGAGGCCGGCGCCTTCGAGGTGCCCGCGGGGCATTTCTTCCGCATCGTCTCGGTCGAGGGGCCGCAGGTCGGCGATCTCAACCTGTTCTCGGCCGATCTCGCGGAGCGGTTCTATTCCGGCAAGACCCGCGCGCTGCATGGCACGCATCTGTCCACCGGTGACCGGATGTGGTCGGGCTTCCCGACGCTGCGGCCGATGGCGACGATCACGGAGGATACGCTCGATTGGTATGGGTTCGATGCCTTTGGCGGCGCGGTCCATGACGTGATCGGCACGCGCTGCGACCCCTATACCCATTGTCTGCTCTCGCAGGGCGGGCAGTATCACCATTGCTGCCATTCGAACCTGACCCGGGCCCTGGCCGATGCGCGCGGCCTCACGCTCGTCGAGGCGGAGCCGCTCGTGCATGATGTGCTCAACGTCTTCATG from the Rhodobacter xanthinilyticus genome contains:
- a CDS encoding urea carboxylase-associated family protein, encoding MKPAPEHAAPVDGAARKAIAPVICYPVETLPKPDLAALRAARAGWEKVSETLVPAREAGAFEVPAGHFFRIVSVEGPQVGDLNLFSADLAERFYSGKTRALHGTHLSTGDRMWSGFPTLRPMATITEDTLDWYGFDAFGGAVHDVIGTRCDPYTHCLLSQGGQYHHCCHSNLTRALADARGLTLVEAEPLVHDVLNVFMCTGFSRDTGQYFMKASPVRPGDFLEFFAEIDLLGVLSACPGGDCSAEHSSDAAACHPLLVEVYRPAAPPAGWVAPAVSGYDRSHGR